ATCAAACATCTCTCGGATTTCCGGTGAGAGGTAATCTATGTAGTCGAACGCTTGATAATGCGTATGGTTTGCAAACCCGCCGTGAATCGTGCGGCGCATCTTCCGACTGTAGTTACTTCCCCAGTGTAAGATCGGTAAGACGTAAACGACACCGTCGCCGGCATTGAGATGCGTCTGAACAGCACCGGGAAGTGGTACTTTCGGATTTGCCAGCAGCAGCTCGTTTTCTGCTTCCGTATTCACCCGTAGATGACTACCCGGTAGCACCCACAGTACGTTATCGTCGTAGAGTGAAAGATTCCACTGAAGGTAGCGCGGTCCCGTCTCCACAATATCGTCAATGTAACCTTGTAATGGAGCAGTATCAATAGGGTGATGGTCGCGATGCCATGCGGCGGGTCCACAGTCTTTGACGGGGCTGCACATGAGCATCATCTCAGTAACCCCGGCATCCTCCTCACCCAGCAATTCACTGCTGACCCCTTGCATGTTTTCGTGTGCCCAAATTTCGACAGCACTTGCCGTTTTTTCATCGACAAGCCCTGCGAGTGGACCCCGTCCGAGGTGTAAACGCGGTTGTGGAGAACTCTCCCAAACGCCGCCCGGTGGTTCGTTCGGTCCGCGTTCTCGCGTCCATATCTCTCGCTGGCGTGATACCATTAATTCATAACTTTCTCGAAGCGCGTCCAGTTCCTCCGGCGGAATCACCTCTCGGAGAACGAGATACCCTTCTTCCATGAATTGGGTCCGATTCACTTGCATAATTGTCTCCATCGGTGAAGGCTTTCCTGTAAGAGCGAAAAGTTACCCACGTCCGACATAGAGTTGACCGATCGGCAGGACAGTTGCTTCCAGCATATTGATATTCGGTGGAAGGGTCGCCATGAGAACAGCCGCTTGCGCGAGATCATCAACGTCCATCATCGGTTCCATAGGTGCCTGTGGACGGCTCTGATGCCGCTCTACATAGGTGTTGCCGGGTTGCAAGCAACTCGCTGTAATGCCAAAGGGTCTACCTTCAAGTGCTGTTACCTGTGTCAAGCCAAAAATCCCGAATTTGCTCGCACTGTAAGGTGCTGTTCGGGGACGGACGCGATGTGCAGAAATACTCCCGACATTGATGATACGTCCGCCTTCGCCTTGCGCTTTCATAATTGCGAATGCCTCGCGTGTGCAGATAAACGGCGCACGGAGATTAACATTAATAACCCAATCCCAATCCTCCGTTGCGAGTTCACCGATGGGCCCCCCATTGAATGCCCCTGCGTTATTTACGAGGATATCCAAACGCCCGTATTCATCCATGGACCTTTCAAAGAGTGCTTTGATCTGTGCCTCGTCCGTTACATCGGTCGGGACAGTCAACACTTTTGTGCCGTTTGCGCGAAATTCGTTAGCGGTTTCTTCAAGGAGATCCGCATCCCTTGCGGCGATTGTGAGCGTCGCCCCCTCAGCGGCAAGCCCTCTCGCAATCCCTCTTCCGATACCTCGGTTTCCACCCGTTACAATCGCAAATTTTCCATCTAATTGTCCCATAATTCAGTCTCCTTTTCCTTACTGTTTATGAAAATAGTTCTGTCAATAGTGATTCTGTTCTGACGGCTTCTACTGTTTCGCCTGCGAGTCGCATCGCCGAGATGTGAGCGTGCAAGAACGCCAAATCCGCAGCCGTATCTATATCATACCACGGTGGTAAGAGTCCTAAGGTTCCCTTTAGCGAGCGGATACGTGCCACTGTTTGCTGAAAGACATCTGCCGTGCTCCATGCGATTTCCTCAAAAATAAATGGGACGGTCGTTGCTATGTTCGTTGCCGAAAAGCCGATGAGATAATAGCCGCCATCTGTGCTCGGTCCGATGGTGATGTCCTGTGAATCGAGCAGTGTGAATGCTTTTGAAACATAAGCAATCGGTAGCGTCGGACTGTCGGACCCGACGAGTAACATCTTTGTATATCCCTGTTCAATTGCCCACTGTGTTGCCGAGGCGAGCCGTTCCCCGAGATCAGCCCCCATTTGTGGGATGTAAATGGCATCGTCTCCGATAAGCACTTGTAAATCGGAGTGTGCCTCTGCCGGTGTATAGGCGATGATGCGGTCTACATCGGGAAGTTTGGAGAGTGTATCACACCCATCTGTGAGAAACGCCGTATACACTGTCGCCGCTTGTTCCGGTGAGAAAGCTGGAATAAGTCGTGTTTTGACCTGGTTCGGCACCGGATTCTTAGCAAAAACAATGATACATATCTTCACCAATAAAACTCCTTCTTTTCCTGACTCCGTTCCTATATCGGATAGAACTAACACGCTGCGTTTACAGATGAAGTGCTTGACGTAGACGCGCCCAGAAACTCCCTGCGTTCTGTTTTTGCGGTAAGTTTTCGCGCTTCTCTCGGAATTCAATGTAGTGATCTACTATGCCTTCAAAAGCTTCGCGGAGTTCTTCATCAGTATCACCGTGGAAACAAATGATATCATCAATATCGATAACATCCCCGACAAATCGTTCATCTTCATCACTATAGACAATTTCCGCTGTATACCCTCTATATGTCATCGTCTTCATGGTGTTATTTTTATCTTTTCCAGAAAATTACGTGCACGCTTAATTTGATACCACTTCGCCTTAACCTTACCATATATCGGTTGAGGGGTCAACTTAAAAAATCCAGTTCACCCACGATCTTAATACCAGACCCGATATACCGGTATCCCGAAAATGGCGCCCACTAAACTCCAAAAGGTTCCGATCAGAAAGTCACCCAGAACCACGCCAACAAAGAATGGAGCAGCCTTTCGATAGATGCGTAACCCCCCGAATTTGAGGAGAACCGCCTTGATGATCCAACCCACACAGATCGCGCTCCAGACCCAAACCATTCCTGCGGATAAACCGAGTGCGTAGCCCGTCGGATGGAAAGGGAACCAGATGAACTGTCTTCTCAGAAACATCAATCCCAACGTGAACAGGGAGGCGAACGCAGTGAAACTCAATCCCGTGCTATCTGTAGCGTGTGATTGTTGTAACCATGGGAGTAGCATACGTTCAAAGGTCTCAATACCGATGCCAATAATATATCCCTCAGTTCGCACTGCGCCGTGTTGATAGATGAGGTGCAAATACGCCCAGAAAGAGGCAGGAATCGCAACCAACAGGGCGACTATCATAGCGATCGCCATCTTTTTCTGGGAAACCGGAGCGCGTTCGGCGATTTTGAATCCTTCTAACTGACTCGGCATTGGGTGTGAGACGTTGTCGCGAACATACGGATATAAGAAAGAGAAAAGCGTCAAATTCGCAGCACCCGTCCGTCGTGTGCCTAAAACCGAGACGATCATCAGTGGTGGATGCGTCCAAATGACTTCATGATACGGCACACCGACCGCCGCTCGCGCGTATGTTATAGCGATAGACATGAGGAAATAGAGGCATAGGAAGGCGAGGAGAATTCCAACGGACATGCCCGCCTGTTGAAAAATAATAACGAGAATCGTCGTGCCTACGCAGATGCCGAGGAGTGCGGTGCGGTATTGAAACGGTTCATTACTGGAGGGTGTCGCAGTGTTTCCAAGAGGCTTCAAAGCCGTTGTAAACACTGCTTTGAGGTGCTTACGGCTTGTCCATAAGATGAGAACCCCAAGCGTCAACCAGGCACCGATGCCCTGTTGATTGTAATAAGGAAACCCTTGCAGCGATTTCCAGCCCCCGATGCTCCCTACGATCAACTGAAATTTTGTAAACAGAAAAAAGAACCAGACCGAAAACGAGAGTTCCAATGGCACAAAGAACGTCAATGCGATGACCCAAGGATAAAAGAAGAGCGGTAACCATCCAATCGCGTTCCAAGGTTTCGTGGTAAAGATTTTCGCCCCGAAATCGGGTATTTTAAGTGGCACACCCGGCACAAACGGATAGAGAAAGTGGAGTCCGTTGAGGAGTTCTATCACGGCACAGATACTAAACCCAAGCCACAGCAGTCTTCTCGAAAAAAAGCGTGGCGTGGTCATCTCTATAGGGAGTTGTGCGATCGGATAACTCAGGCGTTCCCGTTCGCTCCATTGCAACCGCTGGATGCTGTTAAAACACAGTAAAATAAAGAAGAGAACGAATGTGACAAACGACCAAAGCAGCACAGGCCCCATCCATGCGAACAGGTGTCTCGGTGTGTAGAGGGTCGAGTTCCCTTCAAAGAAACCCGTGAGTGCCACTTTATCTTGAACCGTGAACCACGGCGGGATATACCGATGGAAAAGCGTGGCGTATTCGTTTTCAAAAGTAGCGAACCAGTACGGATGCGCGAGGATGCCGAGAATGAAGTCCATCGGGTTGTGTCCGGAGACGACACACAGCATTACCAGCATCTGGTAGACCAAGAGGAGTTGGGCGCGGCTCAAAGCGAGTTGTGGGCGGATCCACTTCAGCAGCGTATTGATTAACAGGAGAAAAAAGAGGTTGACG
The sequence above is drawn from the Candidatus Poribacteria bacterium genome and encodes:
- a CDS encoding phytanoyl-CoA dioxygenase family protein, translating into METIMQVNRTQFMEEGYLVLREVIPPEELDALRESYELMVSRQREIWTRERGPNEPPGGVWESSPQPRLHLGRGPLAGLVDEKTASAVEIWAHENMQGVSSELLGEEDAGVTEMMLMCSPVKDCGPAAWHRDHHPIDTAPLQGYIDDIVETGPRYLQWNLSLYDDNVLWVLPGSHLRVNTEAENELLLANPKVPLPGAVQTHLNAGDGVVYVLPILHWGSNYSRKMRRTIHGGFANHTHYQAFDYIDYLSPEIREMFDRWNARSNQMQGWTENALRAAIEKDATAYHTALDNLHPGRGEKGKMLSTVFLCKAACFVALEHGYELPEIPDDLRNRGKGFHAITLNWGPPFAALFTKEEAATLWERFKPLDARLKTDEELYLPGFQSGPMHYYFNEMPDNFGVADFIETWEL
- a CDS encoding SDR family oxidoreductase, with amino-acid sequence MGQLDGKFAIVTGGNRGIGRGIARGLAAEGATLTIAARDADLLEETANEFRANGTKVLTVPTDVTDEAQIKALFERSMDEYGRLDILVNNAGAFNGGPIGELATEDWDWVINVNLRAPFICTREAFAIMKAQGEGGRIINVGSISAHRVRPRTAPYSASKFGIFGLTQVTALEGRPFGITASCLQPGNTYVERHQSRPQAPMEPMMDVDDLAQAAVLMATLPPNINMLEATVLPIGQLYVGRG
- a CDS encoding glycosyltransferase; the encoded protein is MTTLNSERSAKTYRKNRTQGVSGRVYVKHFICKRSVLVLSDIGTESGKEGVLLVKICIIVFAKNPVPNQVKTRLIPAFSPEQAATVYTAFLTDGCDTLSKLPDVDRIIAYTPAEAHSDLQVLIGDDAIYIPQMGADLGERLASATQWAIEQGYTKMLLVGSDSPTLPIAYVSKAFTLLDSQDITIGPSTDGGYYLIGFSATNIATTVPFIFEEIAWSTADVFQQTVARIRSLKGTLGLLPPWYDIDTAADLAFLHAHISAMRLAGETVEAVRTESLLTELFS
- a CDS encoding toxin-antitoxin system HicB family antitoxin, which translates into the protein MKTMTYRGYTAEIVYSDEDERFVGDVIDIDDIICFHGDTDEELREAFEGIVDHYIEFREKRENLPQKQNAGSFWARLRQALHL